The Phormidium sp. PBR-2020 DNA segment GCGATCGCAAAAATCACTCGACTGTCCCGTCGATCGCGTCACCAGAATCGTTTTTCCCTGTAATCCCATCTCAGATGCCACCATAGCCGTCTCTCCAAACACATCACGCAAGGACACCACCTCACCCATGACAATCACCGTCGGTGAACGGATTTCCCCCTGAGTCTGTCGGTCAATCGTCTCTAAGGTTCCCGTCCAGACCCGTTGTTCAGGCCGACCACAGGCCCGAATCATGGCCACGGGTGTGTTGGGCAGTTTGCCATGATCGATGAGTGCTTTGCAAATGGCCCCGAGATTCCGTCCCGCCATGAGAAACACCAGGGTCGGGAGACGGGCCAAGGCCAGCCAGTCCAGGGCCGCGAGATCGTGACCCGTAAACACCGCAAAGCCTGAACTGAGTTGAGTATCGGTCAGGGGGATGCCCGCCAGCAAGGGGGCCGCCAAGGCGGAGGAAATCCCCGGAACCACCTCCACCGGGCAGTTTGCCGCTCGTAACGCCCGCAGTTCTGAGGCACTCCGACCAAAAATAAAGGGGTCTCCGGCTTTGAGGCGCACCACTCGACGGCCCTGGCCACAATAGGCCACCAGAAGCCGATCAATCTCTCCCTGGGGGGGACTCGGTCGTCCCCCTCGTTTACCCATATCCAGGCAGAGACAGTTATCGGGGACTAACTCCAGTAAGCGATTATCCGCCAAGGCATCGTAAATCAGCACCTCAGCCTGAGCGAGAACCTGTCGCCCTCGCTGGGTGAGATACTTCAGATCGCCGACACCTGCGCCGACGAGATAGACATTTCCCAGACTCACTTACGAACCGCTTTCCAAGCCACCCAAACTTGCCAGAAGAATAACCCACTGACCGTTAGGGTGAAGGCAATTTGAAAGTAGAAGTCGGGACGGATGGCGAAAGCGTCAAGGTTCCACATAAGCGTTGAGAGTTGACGGTTAAATGTTGACGGCTGAGGGTTGAGCGCCCTTTTGAGAGAGTCCCGGCAGCAAAGCTATGGACAGATCTCTTGCAAATGCCATCTAATCTGGCATTTTAACGTTTTTGCGGCTCGCTTTGAGTTTTCCCCGTTGTTTCTTCTTGTCAACTCGCTTCCGTTTCGCACTACGGGAGGGTTTGGTGGGTTTGCGTTTGGGGCGGGTGACGGTAGCACTTTTGAGCAGTTTTTGCAGCCGTTTGAGGGCATCTTCTCGGTTTTGTTCTTGGCTGCGGTGGGTTTGGGCTTTGATGATAATCACGCCGTCTTTGGTGATGCGGCGATCGCGCATCTTGAGGAGGCGCGATTTATGAATCGGCGACATGGAGGAAGCGTTGATGTCGAAGCGCAACTGAATAGCCGAGGCCACTTTATTGACGTTTTGCCCCCCCGCGCCACTCGAACGAATCGCCGTCATCTCGATTTCACTCATCGGGATACTGGTTTTGTTGGAAATTTGTAACATAAATGAAAATGAATTATGGATAACTGCGGTGTTCCGGCTTCAGTCAATTTTGGAATTTTTGTCAACCCGGTTAAGCGTGCCGGAACGCACCGTATTTGAGGACAAAATAATGGCGATGATGTATTGCGACTGAGACAAATTGATGATGAATGGTTGCCAGATTATTATCCAGATTATTATAATGATGCGTTGCGGCAGTTTTTCAAGTGTTGTCTTTAGTTTACATCAGTTTGAGCCGCGACGCACCCTACCGCAAGAGAGCCACCGCAAGACCCTAGCGGGGGTCACCAATTAACACCAAGGGCGACCAAAAATAGGGATGACGGTGAGCCTCTTGTAACTTAACTTGGCGCAAGGATTCAACTTTCGTGAATCCCTCCTCAATCACGAGACGATAAAACTCACTCATTAATTCCTGCGTCGCCGTATCATCCACTGACCATAATGTTGCCATCACCGATCGCGCTCCCGCTCGTTCCCAGAGATAGGCCATCCCGGCGATCGCATCCTGATCTTGATAGGTCTGCAACGCCGTTTGACAAGCACTCAACGCCACCAGCTCCGTCTGATTTAAACCCAACAACGCCGCCTCCGCTAAGGGATAGTTTCCATCCGAAAACAACAAAGTGTTAGCATCTAAATGAGTTTCTCGTGGTGAATTATCATCACAATTCACCCCCAAACAACAGCCTAATTGCTGAAAACAGCCATGAGTGGCTAAATGCAAATAGCGATAGTTAGACGATTGAGTTTTGAAAGTTTCCAAATTCGCCGCCTCATGGACAAATATCTGACTCTCGGGCGCCAACTGGGCGATGTTTTGCACCTCAATCTCCGTTCCGGGAAGATTGTAGGGGTCTTCGGGTTTAGGATTGGCGAACCCTAACACCGCATATTGGGGGGTCAAGACTTGAGACAGCCCCCCAGTGACGAGGGCCGCGGCCAACACTGCACCGCCCCAGGGGCGAGATTTGACCAGGAGTCCCAGTCCCACCCCCCCTAAGCCGAGACTGAGGGGGAGCAGGGGAAGAGGTTGAGGGCGAGGTTCGGCGAGGAGAGAATGACTCGAAAGACGAGTGAGATAGTGGATGGGATATTGTTCGAGCAGGAAACTCTCCGTCTGGTCATCCCAGAGGGTTTCAACGTCTTGTAGAATCGTCAAAGCTCGGTTGTAGTAGTCCAGGGCTTCGTGACGTACTCCCGACGCCGACCGCTTAGGCGGTACGGCGCGAGCTTCTCCTCCGGGTTGCCCCAGATTCGCGTTTTTGAGTGAGGCGAACGCCCAACCCCACTTTCTTAATGAGTACCCCAGAGTTCACGTCTCGCGGCATGGATGCACCACAGTGGGGGCAGTTATGCCAGCGCTCGGATAACTCTTTGGGAACTTGGTTCAGGCAAATTGCACAATGTTGGGAGGTACCAGCCGGATTAACCTTCATAACCTTCTTACCTACCCCCGCGAGAAGGCTCACGTTGTAATCTTTGATTCAACGTTGAGATGAATCGCGGCAACAACTGTAGTAGAATAGGGAGACACTTCAAGGTAAGTAGGCAGCGTAAAAACTTTGCCATTAAGATGGTATCGTGCGTCAACCCGTCTAACGACTTGGTAGCTTATGAGGACTTGAAAGTGTCACACCTAGTAGGAATTATATATTCCGCTAAAAAGTAAGTACCGTAGGGCATACGGGAACTCACGCCTCTGGAGATATCGACCTCTGCCTTGGTGGGGAAGCTCCTCAAGGTAAGTTGAGTCGTGGAAAGAGGAAACCCCATCAGTGATGGTGGGAATCCCACACTATATTCTTTGAATTAGTGTGGGAGGATGTCAACAGCTTTTACAGCTTTGTACGGAAGGATCTCGTTCAGGAATTGGGCTATCCCAGCATCAGCCAAACTTTTGTTTAAGCCCGACTTAGCCGCTTGCCCATTGGGAAGGAAGGTTCCATTCTCCCCCGGTTTTGGCTTATTGCGTCGGGCCAGGTTGGAAACCTTCAGATTTTCGACAAAAATGATATCAGCCTTGTCAATGAGTTCGCCCGCAGTTTCAAAATGCCACTGTTTCCGCTGTCTTGCAATCCGTTGATGCAGCTTGGCAATTCGCTCATTGAGCTTACGCCTGGCCTTGGACCCCTTGGTTCTGGTGTCCCGTTTTGCCTGTAGCCTAGCCAGCTTGTCTTCGGCTTGCCGATAAAATTTAGGTGGCTGCTTGGTTTCGCCGTCCGAGCAGGCGATGAAGTATTCTAGCCCAGCGTCTACCCCAATGCTATTGGCTTCAGTGGGCTGGAGATCACGAATCGGCAAGTCAGGAACACTCTTGTCTTCAAGGGTTAGGGTGACATACCAGGCATCGGCTTTCTTGGTGACCAGTGCCCGCTTAATTGTGAAACCTTCGGGGACCCGACGATGCTGGATGAATTTGATGTCACCCAGCTTGGGTAGCGTTACCTGATTCCCCTGGATGCAATTGGGTTTAACCCTCTGGTAGACAAAAGTACGATAGCGAGTTTTTCCCTTAAATCTAGGCTTGCCACTCCGCTTGCGGTTTTTGTCTCCCTTGATAAACCGCTGAAATGCCAGGTCGACCCGTTTCACCATGTCTTGCAGAACATCGGCGTGAAGGTCACCATACCATTCGCGCTCCTGTTTAAGCCGAACCAAAGACCGCTTTTGCCCGTAGTATTCCGGCTGTTCCCTGGGTTCGGCAAGACTCACCACTAACGGGCAGGCATTAAGTGGACAGCGATTCATCTCCCACCAGTCAAAGCGATCTGCCAGCAAGTAGTTGTATTGGCAGCGCAATAGATCGAGCCACTTATCCATGCGGCATCGCTGTTCGTAAGTTGGCAAGAGCTTGTACTGGTAGGCTAGTTTCATATCATTATGAATAGCATACTTCAATAGGTTTGCTACCTATCGCTGGAGTTATTTCAATTTTTTTCAACTGAAAGTGACGACTCTAGGACTTCCGTAAACGTCAACGCTACCGGTAATTACCCTTGTTGTCCGTGAGGAGACGGTTCCCCTGGGACTGAATCCTGAGAGTCGCCTCAATCCTGGGGAAATTCGCATTATCGGCGATCGCAACCTCTATGAAACAACCCTTGGAAATGCTATCAATGACCCCGATTTCGATCTACTTTGGCGGCTTCTGATTGACATTGATGGGGATTATTATTTGTTTCCGGCATTACAGGATGCAAGGCGGCGGGATCTGCGTCCTCCCATTGCGGTCATTCCTCGCAGTCAGGAGGGCGATCGCCTCATTTTTTTACGTCCTGAATAAGGGACATATTGATGATAGATTGTTGCCGGATTATTACAATGGTGCGTTGCGGCAGTTTACCAATTGTTGTCTTTAGTTTACATGGATTTGAGCCGCGACGCACCCTACCGGAATGTTCTTTAGGGGTTCACCGTAATTAACTGTTCCTCGGCGTTGGATTCGGGATTGAGAATCACGATCGCCCCCTCATCACAGAGTACCCCGATCGCCCCGTCAATCCCCTCTGGGGTCATATCCGGGAACTGCGATCGCGTACTCTCCATTAACACCGATCGCCCCACTAACTGCTGGGTTTTGACTAAGGCAAATAGATACTCTTTCAACCGTTCCCGTAACTGCGACTCTTGCGTCTGAGGTACATCAGGAGTGTTTGAGGGTAACAAGCTACCAAAATTGCGCTCAAAGACCCCAAGATTTTGCAACAATCGACATTGTTGTAACACTTCTGACCTCACCACCAAGTCTTTTAAATCTTCATAGTCAATCACACGATCGCCCACCAGCAAATCCCCCGCCTCGGCAGCATTCACCAACTCATGATAGGCGGCGAGAATCTGCAAGGACTCCAGTTGGGGAATAATATGTTTGTGAATCGAATCCACAAATAAGGCCTGATAGTAGCGATAGCCTTTATTCTTGGGAACCCCTAAGTTCTCCGCCCGAATCAAATAGAGATATTGACAGGTATTCTTACGCAATGCCTCCTGACAGGACTTCATCACCCGACAAAAACTGTTTAGATTCGGTTCCTCAATCCAAATTACGCCAATTCGTCCCAAGGTCAACGACCAATAAAAACTTAAGGAATAGCGGCTATAGGTGGGACTATTTAATAACTTGGGTTCAACCCCAGTCACATTTAACGCCGTCAAGGCTTCCCGTAACATTTTCATCAATTCTGGGGCGGAAAATTGACGAATTTCTTGGACAGTTTTACGGGATTTAGCTAATTCTTTTTCCCAAACCAACTGAAATGCTGCTAATTCATCAACTTCTTGAACCGCCTCCGCCTGATCCTGAAGCTGAAGTTTGGCATTCTGAAACGCCTGTCGTCCCGCCATCAAGACGGAACGGGGTAGGGCTTGGTTTCCCGGAAACTTGCGGTGTAATTCCTGTTCAGAGAGGGGATAGAGAGGGGAGGGAATGGGGGGATCGGCTTGTTGATGGAGGGGCAAAATTCGACGTTCCCACAGGGCGATCGCCGCTGTCATATCCACGGGCCGTAAATGAAATTCCTGATCCACTCGCGCTAAGTCCGCCGGTTGAACATGGGGCGAGTTTTCCCGCCAGGTATCGGTGATAATGCTAATAATGACCAGAAAGTTCTTCAGTTTCTGATTGTGGATGATGGAATTGACGTTAAATAAGGCTTGCAAGTCAATATAGCCGCGATCGCTGCGATCGACATTATCCAAGTTGTCAAAACACAGCACAATCGGCTGGGTGGCGGTGGCAATACGGCCGAAATTCCCTAAAATGTTTTGGGCCTGATGTTCCGTCTCAATAGAACTGCTGACATTCAACAGTTTTAAACTCTCGGGATCTAAGTCATCCCCCTTCAGCCAATCACAAGCCAAGGGATAGAGTTCAGGATTGGTTAAATGATAGAGAATACTAAAAAACTCATTGGCATTATAAATCCCTGAAGGATAGCTGGCCTTGAAATTATGGACAAATAAATGACGCTCCCCAATCACTTTTTTGAGGAAGCCTTCATCCCGAAATGCCGATAAACTCTTCAGCCATAATAATAACTGAGATTGGCGTTCCCCCTCAGGAATACAGGTTAAACTATCAATGGTATAGCGCAGCGTATGTCGCCAGATATAGTCACGTTCGGGCCAAGGGCCAATATAGGCAAAAAAAGCTTGGGGATTGAGCGTTCGTTTTAAACGCCCTAGCAGAAAGCTTTTTCCTGACCCCGAATCCCCTGAGAGAACCAACGTCCGACTGCGGCGATCGCCCTGAACCTGGGCCAACATCTCAGACACCCCAGCCACAATCTCTTGATGAATCCTATTAATACTGGTGTCTTGGCCGGTATCATCATGCCAAAAATTACCGGGTCGAAAGGTGGTCGAGTCAAAAGGATTCACAGCGCGTTGAACAATCTGTTGGATAGAAACCATATCAGACTACAGGATAAAGAGAGGCATCGCGAAAATTTTATTAGGTCGTCGCAATAATGAGTTGTTCGTCTAGGGTGACATCGGGATCGAGAATTTGCAGGGGGCGATCGCTCACCGATAAACTCTGAATCAGTTGGTGAACCTGTTGTTTACTCGCTCCCCCAAACTGGGCGATCGCCTCTTCAATCAACTGTTGAATCGCCATACATTGCTGATTGAGAACTCGGTTAATAATAAAATCTTCAATGGCTTGTAAGGACTGTTCCGCCGCATCTTGGCCCGAGGTAATCTCAAAAAAGCCCAACTGTTGCAGCAGAGGGCAATCCCGCAACACTCCCGTTTGCCGGACTAACGACTGCAACCGAGATCCATCTGGGGTTTCTTCCCCCACCACCAACTCCCCGGACAGGGCATCATTGACTAAGGCATGGTGAGTGGCCAGATATTGCACGGAGGTTAAATCAGACATAAAGTGATTATTCTCCGGTTGTCCAAAAATCTCAGTATAGAGTTGATAGCCGCGATTAGTTGGGGACCCGACCCCCTCAGCGCGAACCAACTGCAACGACTGACACAGATGACTTCCTAGGGCCTCCTCGCAGCCTTTGAGAAGATGGAAAAACTTGACCATATTCGTATCTTCAGACCAGACAATTCCCACCCGATTTGTGGTGCCGGGGTGACGATAACTAATGGAATAACTGGCATAGGTACGACTCGGAAGTAATCGCGGTTGGATATCTTCCATCTGTAAGGCCTGAACCACCTCCGCCAACATTTGCACTAATTCAGGGGCAGCATATTGACGAATTTTTTGCACCCGTTCACGGGTTTGCTTTAATTTCTTGATCCAAACCAGCTTAAAGGCCGCCACGGGGTCACTTTGGGCATCGGTGGGCAACATGAGGGGGGCCGGTTTGCCTTCGAGGGCCGCCTCTTGGGAAACATTG contains these protein-coding regions:
- a CDS encoding CHAT domain-containing protein; this encodes MGQPGGEARAVPPKRSASGVRHEALDYYNRALTILQDVETLWDDQTESFLLEQYPIHYLTRLSSHSLLAEPRPQPLPLLPLSLGLGGVGLGLLVKSRPWGGAVLAAALVTGGLSQVLTPQYAVLGFANPKPEDPYNLPGTEIEVQNIAQLAPESQIFVHEAANLETFKTQSSNYRYLHLATHGCFQQLGCCLGVNCDDNSPRETHLDANTLLFSDGNYPLAEAALLGLNQTELVALSACQTALQTYQDQDAIAGMAYLWERAGARSVMATLWSVDDTATQELMSEFYRLVIEEGFTKVESLRQVKLQEAHRHPYFWSPLVLIGDPR
- a CDS encoding ATP-binding protein, coding for MVSIQQIVQRAVNPFDSTTFRPGNFWHDDTGQDTSINRIHQEIVAGVSEMLAQVQGDRRSRTLVLSGDSGSGKSFLLGRLKRTLNPQAFFAYIGPWPERDYIWRHTLRYTIDSLTCIPEGERQSQLLLWLKSLSAFRDEGFLKKVIGERHLFVHNFKASYPSGIYNANEFFSILYHLTNPELYPLACDWLKGDDLDPESLKLLNVSSSIETEHQAQNILGNFGRIATATQPIVLCFDNLDNVDRSDRGYIDLQALFNVNSIIHNQKLKNFLVIISIITDTWRENSPHVQPADLARVDQEFHLRPVDMTAAIALWERRILPLHQQADPPIPSPLYPLSEQELHRKFPGNQALPRSVLMAGRQAFQNAKLQLQDQAEAVQEVDELAAFQLVWEKELAKSRKTVQEIRQFSAPELMKMLREALTALNVTGVEPKLLNSPTYSRYSLSFYWSLTLGRIGVIWIEEPNLNSFCRVMKSCQEALRKNTCQYLYLIRAENLGVPKNKGYRYYQALFVDSIHKHIIPQLESLQILAAYHELVNAAEAGDLLVGDRVIDYEDLKDLVVRSEVLQQCRLLQNLGVFERNFGSLLPSNTPDVPQTQESQLRERLKEYLFALVKTQQLVGRSVLMESTRSQFPDMTPEGIDGAIGVLCDEGAIVILNPESNAEEQLITVNP
- the arfB gene encoding aminoacyl-tRNA hydrolase, with product MLQISNKTSIPMSEIEMTAIRSSGAGGQNVNKVASAIQLRFDINASSMSPIHKSRLLKMRDRRITKDGVIIIKAQTHRSQEQNREDALKRLQKLLKSATVTRPKRKPTKPSRSAKRKRVDKKKQRGKLKASRKNVKMPD
- the cobA gene encoding uroporphyrinogen-III C-methyltransferase; translated protein: MGNVYLVGAGVGDLKYLTQRGRQVLAQAEVLIYDALADNRLLELVPDNCLCLDMGKRGGRPSPPQGEIDRLLVAYCGQGRRVVRLKAGDPFIFGRSASELRALRAANCPVEVVPGISSALAAPLLAGIPLTDTQLSSGFAVFTGHDLAALDWLALARLPTLVFLMAGRNLGAICKALIDHGKLPNTPVAMIRACGRPEQRVWTGTLETIDRQTQGEIRSPTVIVMGEVVSLRDVFGETAMVASEMGLQGKTILVTRSTGQSSDFCDRLQHHGAIPLSTPALEIVPPSSWQELDGAIAQLEQVDWLILTSSNGVEFFLDRLLTLGQDLRSLAHLKIAVVGKKTARVLKQRGLSPDFIPPDFIADSLVERFPESVEGKTVLFPRVETGGRDVLVRQFREAGAKVLEAAAYESRCPDTLDPQALAALRQGTVDVVTFASSKTVRNFAQLIETAGDISLAGVAIASIGPQTSQSCHQAWGRCDIEAEEFTIEGLEQAILDWAIGQPSHP